In one Agrobacterium tumefaciens genomic region, the following are encoded:
- a CDS encoding class I SAM-dependent methyltransferase, which translates to MNIDERRFIFQDLRSVEGYIDPPDALVFKALLQAQTRNHLEGGMAEIGVYYGRSYFLLRKFAQGQEKVLGVDLFEMDPPEDGSLDQYDRLMENGRRLGFAMDEDLIIKGDSTRLAPADITSRIGPVRFFSIDGGHHLHHVLADAKLAMEVIAPHGVIVFDDTFNPAWPEVTVGVADFLRTHGHSLACFAMTKYKTYVCRREFHAVYAGAIAEEPDLRALGHAETQFLGSAVVRLHNPMRRRVMYELMIRSGLGGFSERIYRSKVKQVRDSFAGT; encoded by the coding sequence ATGAACATCGATGAACGCCGGTTTATATTTCAGGATTTGCGCAGCGTCGAAGGCTATATCGATCCGCCCGATGCGCTTGTCTTCAAGGCGCTGCTGCAGGCGCAGACCAGAAACCACCTTGAAGGCGGCATGGCGGAAATCGGTGTTTATTATGGCCGCTCCTATTTCCTGCTGCGCAAATTCGCGCAGGGGCAGGAGAAGGTTCTGGGTGTCGACCTGTTCGAAATGGACCCGCCAGAGGATGGCAGCCTCGACCAATATGACCGCCTGATGGAAAACGGCCGGCGGCTGGGCTTTGCGATGGATGAGGACCTGATCATCAAGGGTGACAGCACCCGGCTCGCACCGGCCGACATCACCTCGCGGATCGGGCCCGTGCGCTTCTTCAGCATTGATGGCGGACACCACCTGCACCATGTTCTGGCGGATGCGAAGCTGGCGATGGAGGTGATCGCCCCGCATGGCGTCATCGTCTTCGATGACACTTTCAATCCCGCATGGCCGGAAGTGACGGTGGGGGTTGCCGATTTCCTGCGCACCCATGGCCACAGCCTCGCCTGCTTCGCCATGACCAAATATAAAACCTATGTCTGCCGCCGCGAGTTTCACGCGGTTTACGCAGGTGCAATTGCCGAGGAACCCGATTTGCGGGCGCTTGGCCATGCCGAAACGCAGTTTCTCGGCTCTGCCGTCGTGCGTCTGCATAACCCCATGCGCAGGCGGGTGATGTATGAGCTGATGATACGCTCTGGCCTCGGCGGATTTTCGGAACGAATCTACCGCTCGAAAGTTAAACAGGTCAGAGACAGTTTCGCCGGAACATAA